The Chengkuizengella sediminis genome segment TCGCAAATACAGTCAAAGGCTGTGGTATTGATTTTATGGAAAATAATTATAAATGGCATTATGGAGGGCTTAATTCTGAAAAAATCCAACAAAGTAAAGAAAGTTTAAATAATTACTATAATAAAAGAGTGAAAGGAGTCTAAACTATGGGTGGTTTAACATATACAATGCAAGATACTGTAAGTCTCTCTACTTCAGAAGTATACGGAAATGTCCTCTGTGAATTAGGCGAAAAACATCCTGAAATTGTAGGACTTACTGCCGATCTTGCAAAATCAACTAAAATAGGTTTTTTTCAAGAAAAATTCCCTAACCGTTTCTTTAATGTAGGTATTGCTGAGCAAAATATGTTCTCTATAGCTGCTGGTTTAGCAAAGTCCGGGCTTGTCCCATTTGTGTCTACTTTTGCCATCTTTACATCCATGAGAGCACTTGATCAGGTGCATACTGATATTTGCTACCAAAATCTTAATGTAAAAATGATTGCAACCCATGCTGGCCTTTCTTTTGGGCAAGCAGGTACAACACATCAATGTACAGAGGATTTATCCATTATGCGTGCTATGGCAAACTGTAAGGTTATTGTTCCAGCAGATGGTATGGAAACAGCCAATGCCATTTTAGCGGCCTATGAAACCGATGGACCTATTTATATCCGTATAAACCGTGGGTTTGACCAGAAATTATATGATTCACCTGACTATTCTTTTGAACTTGGTAAAGCTGTTGAACTGAGGGATGGTACAGATTTAACCATTATTGCTTGTGGATCTTGTGTTTATCAAGCAGTGGAAGCAGCCAAGATACTAGATTCCGTGGATGGCATTAAAGCAAGAGTTCTTGATATGCATACCCTAAAACCTATAGATCGTGATGCTATCCTAAAGGCAGTACATGAGACAAGAAGACTAATTACTGTTGAAGATCATAATGTAATTGGTGGCCTTGGAAGTGCTGTTTCTGAAGTTATTGCAGAAAGTGGTAAGGGTTGCGCCTTTATTAAACTTGGAATTCCAGATGAATTCTCCATCATTGGTCTTCATGAAGATTTAATGGCACATTATAAAATAGATACCAATGGTATTTTAGAAAATGTTCGTGAATTAATGGGTAGAGATTTCGAAGAAGATGATGACTGGGAAGATGAGGTATAAGTTATGATCACTAGCGAAGAACTTTATACTAATAAAATATTTTTAAACTCTGTACTTCCTTTAGTTAAAGTCATTATCGAGAG includes the following:
- a CDS encoding transketolase family protein, producing MGGLTYTMQDTVSLSTSEVYGNVLCELGEKHPEIVGLTADLAKSTKIGFFQEKFPNRFFNVGIAEQNMFSIAAGLAKSGLVPFVSTFAIFTSMRALDQVHTDICYQNLNVKMIATHAGLSFGQAGTTHQCTEDLSIMRAMANCKVIVPADGMETANAILAAYETDGPIYIRINRGFDQKLYDSPDYSFELGKAVELRDGTDLTIIACGSCVYQAVEAAKILDSVDGIKARVLDMHTLKPIDRDAILKAVHETRRLITVEDHNVIGGLGSAVSEVIAESGKGCAFIKLGIPDEFSIIGLHEDLMAHYKIDTNGILENVRELMGRDFEEDDDWEDEV